Proteins encoded within one genomic window of Granulicella pectinivorans:
- a CDS encoding glycoside hydrolase family 2 protein, producing MHVPSLSQYVRQSRLTAVLVLTLSFAAPLLVAQKPLQTLLVGVDQRKTESLNGDWHYLVEQPPFRELYDNAGQIRDSGYARNTHPNISSGPHNSEYDFATAPTLKVPGDWNTQEPTLFRFEGVVWYQRDFVYTPKAGTRSFLHIGAANYRSVAWVNGTRVCEHEGGFTPFDCEITSAAHAGTNAVVIAVDSTRHQDDIPSVSYDWFNYGGITRDVSLVTVPEHFIDDYDVHLKHDATFSAKDAHTLTGYVHVQDAPAGTKVHLNIPEAGVNTIVSTDSQGRADFSVDAKSLTLWSPESPRLYRVELSAGQDALTDRIGFRDIRVDGTKILLNGKPVFLQGINMHAEAPVRGGRANTDEDVNNIFSMLHDLNANFVRLCHYPHDERMERRADRDGIMIWSEIPLWQRISFDKEPVYSKAEAMLHEMIRRDRNKASVIFWSVSNETPRNPARTEFLTRLANEARKTDPTRLITSALIGPKVDKPQILQDDPLMAALDVVGQNEYIGWYEGQAEEADEKTWTFTANKPIIFSEFGAEAKFGNHGTAKDRWTEEQEANVYEHQFNMLRKIPAVRGLTPWVLMDFRSTTRNIPRLQDGYNRKGLFSEKMEKKKAFYVVQKAYKEHSVGKPE from the coding sequence ATGCACGTACCAAGTCTTTCCCAATATGTCCGGCAAAGCCGGCTCACCGCGGTACTTGTCCTGACACTCTCGTTTGCTGCGCCGCTCCTCGTGGCCCAGAAGCCACTCCAGACACTGCTCGTCGGTGTCGATCAACGAAAGACCGAGTCCCTCAACGGCGATTGGCACTATCTCGTGGAGCAGCCGCCCTTCCGCGAACTCTACGACAACGCCGGCCAGATCCGCGATAGCGGATACGCGCGCAATACCCATCCCAACATCAGCAGCGGGCCCCACAACAGCGAATACGACTTTGCCACCGCGCCAACGCTCAAGGTGCCGGGAGACTGGAACACGCAGGAACCCACCTTGTTCCGCTTTGAGGGCGTCGTCTGGTATCAGCGCGACTTCGTCTACACCCCCAAGGCAGGCACGCGCTCCTTCCTGCATATCGGAGCCGCGAACTATCGCTCCGTCGCGTGGGTCAACGGCACGCGCGTCTGTGAGCATGAGGGTGGCTTCACGCCCTTCGATTGCGAGATCACCAGCGCGGCGCACGCCGGAACCAACGCCGTGGTCATCGCGGTCGATTCGACAAGGCATCAGGACGATATCCCGTCGGTCTCCTACGACTGGTTCAACTACGGCGGCATCACCCGCGATGTCTCGCTGGTGACTGTGCCGGAGCACTTCATCGACGACTACGACGTGCATCTCAAGCATGACGCCACCTTCTCGGCGAAGGACGCTCACACGCTCACCGGGTACGTTCATGTGCAGGATGCTCCCGCCGGCACGAAGGTTCATCTGAACATCCCCGAGGCTGGTGTCAACACCATCGTCAGCACGGACTCGCAAGGACGAGCCGACTTCTCCGTCGACGCAAAGTCCTTGACTCTCTGGTCGCCGGAATCCCCCCGCCTCTATCGCGTCGAGCTCTCAGCAGGACAGGATGCTCTCACCGATCGCATTGGCTTTCGCGATATCCGGGTGGACGGTACGAAGATCCTTCTCAACGGGAAACCTGTCTTCCTGCAGGGCATCAACATGCACGCGGAGGCCCCCGTCCGCGGTGGCAGGGCCAACACCGACGAGGATGTCAACAACATCTTCTCCATGCTGCATGACTTGAATGCCAACTTCGTGCGTCTCTGCCACTATCCACACGACGAGCGGATGGAGCGCAGAGCCGATCGCGACGGCATCATGATCTGGTCTGAGATCCCTCTCTGGCAGCGCATCTCCTTCGATAAAGAGCCCGTCTACAGCAAGGCCGAAGCCATGCTGCATGAGATGATCCGTCGCGACCGCAACAAGGCCTCCGTGATCTTCTGGTCGGTCTCGAACGAGACGCCGAGGAATCCTGCACGCACCGAATTTCTCACCCGCCTCGCCAACGAAGCCAGAAAGACGGACCCCACGCGCCTCATCACATCCGCCCTCATCGGCCCGAAGGTGGATAAGCCGCAGATCCTCCAGGACGATCCCCTCATGGCCGCTCTCGATGTCGTCGGTCAGAACGAGTACATCGGCTGGTACGAAGGACAAGCCGAGGAAGCGGATGAGAAGACCTGGACCTTCACCGCCAACAAGCCGATCATCTTTTCCGAGTTTGGTGCTGAGGCGAAGTTCGGCAATCACGGGACCGCGAAGGATCGCTGGACCGAAGAGCAGGAGGCGAACGTCTATGAGCATCAGTTCAACATGCTGCGAAAGATCCCTGCGGTGCGTGGCCTGACGCCATGGGTGCTGATGGACTTCCGTTCCACCACACGCAACATCCCCAGGCTTCAGGACGGCTACAACCGCAAAGGCCTCTTCTCCGAAAAGATGGAGAAGAAGAAGGCTTTTTACGTGGTGCAGAAGGCGTACAAGGAGCACTCGGTAGGCAAGCCGGAGTAG
- a CDS encoding sensor histidine kinase, which yields MRLTADSFPQTTMHDDGAASIDFAELSLLAASIAHEVNQPLSGIITNASTCLRMLASDPPNISGALETARRTIRDGNRAAEIVTQLRALFAHEESLLERVDLNEATHEAIARTWSELQRNRVILQLGLADVLPPVAGVRVQLQQVILNLIRNGMEAMKEVEDRPRLLRIRTEKDGWNGVQLTVTDSGIGLDPPSLANLFKPFHTTKQDGMGIGLCVSRSIVERFRGRLWAARNDGHGCSFAFSIPCYATRSTKGKVLRLSTAAKPSFRGKQPRSPQKDSKSRPTHRSHRTRPR from the coding sequence ATGCGATTGACGGCAGATTCGTTTCCCCAGACAACGATGCATGACGACGGTGCGGCGTCGATTGACTTTGCGGAACTTAGCCTGCTTGCCGCGTCGATTGCGCATGAAGTGAATCAGCCTCTCTCGGGGATCATCACCAATGCCAGCACCTGCCTGCGGATGCTGGCCTCGGATCCGCCCAATATTTCTGGAGCACTCGAGACCGCGCGCCGCACGATCCGCGACGGCAACCGGGCCGCCGAGATTGTGACGCAGTTGAGGGCGCTCTTCGCGCATGAGGAAAGCCTTCTCGAACGCGTGGACCTTAATGAGGCGACCCATGAAGCAATCGCGCGGACGTGGAGCGAGCTCCAGAGGAACCGTGTCATCCTGCAGCTCGGCCTTGCAGACGTTCTCCCCCCTGTTGCAGGTGTCCGTGTGCAGCTCCAGCAGGTCATCCTGAACCTGATTCGGAATGGGATGGAAGCGATGAAGGAGGTCGAGGATCGTCCCAGGTTATTGCGGATCAGGACGGAGAAGGATGGGTGGAATGGCGTTCAACTAACCGTGACGGACTCCGGGATTGGGCTCGACCCTCCGTCGTTAGCAAACCTCTTCAAGCCTTTTCATACGACGAAGCAAGACGGCATGGGTATTGGTCTGTGCGTCAGCCGCTCTATCGTGGAGCGATTCCGTGGCCGTCTCTGGGCCGCGAGGAACGACGGACACGGATGCTCGTTTGCGTTCTCGATCCCCTGCTACGCAACGCGGTCGACGAAGGGCAAGGTCCTGCGGTTAAGCACTGCGGCCAAACCATCCTTTCGCGGGAAGCAGCCCCGCTCCCCGCAAAAGGATTCCAAGTCTCGCCCGACGCATCGGTCACATAGGACGCGGCCGCGTTGA
- a CDS encoding response regulator transcription factor: MPDSTPIVFVVDDDISVRESLESLIRCEGWQPETFASAQAFLDHPRAFTPSCLILDVGLPGLNGLELQKRIAADRKDLPIIFITGHGDVPMTVKAMKGGAAEFLTKPFADEALLSAVRHSIERSHLALRREAEIKTLRDRYALLTPRERDVLSLIVAGMSNKLAGAAMGVSEITVKAHRGKVMQKMQADSLPGLVKMAVRLRLTPVRSA, translated from the coding sequence ATGCCAGATTCCACGCCGATCGTATTTGTTGTCGACGATGACATCTCTGTCCGCGAGTCGCTGGAGTCTCTGATTCGATGCGAAGGCTGGCAGCCGGAGACGTTTGCGTCCGCGCAGGCGTTTCTGGACCACCCGCGGGCTTTCACCCCAAGCTGCCTGATCCTCGACGTCGGTCTGCCCGGCCTAAACGGGCTCGAACTGCAGAAGCGCATCGCGGCCGACCGCAAGGACCTGCCGATCATCTTCATCACCGGGCACGGCGACGTGCCCATGACGGTCAAGGCGATGAAGGGCGGAGCAGCCGAGTTCCTGACAAAACCGTTTGCGGACGAGGCGCTCCTGAGCGCTGTCCGGCACTCGATCGAACGCAGCCATCTCGCGCTTCGCCGCGAGGCCGAGATCAAGACGTTGCGAGATCGTTACGCGCTGTTGACGCCGCGTGAGCGGGATGTCCTGTCCCTGATCGTTGCGGGCATGTCCAATAAACTGGCCGGGGCTGCGATGGGCGTCAGCGAGATCACCGTGAAAGCTCATCGCGGCAAGGTCATGCAGAAGATGCAGGCCGACTCTCTCCCCGGTCTGGTCAAGATGGCGGTCAGACTCCGTCTAACGCCCGTGCGCAGTGCCTGA
- a CDS encoding epoxide hydrolase family protein: protein MTQYGRAPLEDGTPATDTCNIHTRRSFLIKSGVSSLCLLGLASSGEAESAIMEQETPLPAPVAGDDTIRPFHINIPKSDLADLRRRILATRWPDRETVDDASQGVRLATMQKLAKYWATSFDWRKVEARLNALPQFVTTIDGVNIHFIHVRSKHAHALPILITHGWPGSIIEQMKIIGPLTDPTAFGGSADDAFDVVIPSLPGHGFSGTPTVTGWDPVRIARAWIVLMKRVGYTRFVAQGGDWGNAVTEQMALQAPPELIGIHTNMPATVPAEIAHALQFSEPAPAGLSADEEGAWDQLDTFYKHGLGYAQEMANRPQTLYGLVDSPIGLASWMLDHDARSQALIARVFDGVSEGLTREDILENITLYWLTNTAVSSARLYWESKLPFFAPKGVQVPTAVSVFPDEIYAAPKSWTEKAYPKLIYYNRLPKGGHFAAWEQPALFSTELREAFRSLRS, encoded by the coding sequence ATGACGCAATACGGAAGGGCTCCATTGGAAGATGGCACGCCTGCCACTGACACCTGCAACATCCACACCCGGCGGAGTTTCCTGATCAAATCGGGAGTGAGCAGTCTCTGTCTTCTGGGCCTTGCATCCAGCGGCGAGGCGGAGTCCGCCATCATGGAGCAAGAGACCCCTCTTCCTGCACCTGTGGCTGGTGACGACACCATTCGTCCGTTCCATATCAATATTCCGAAGTCCGATCTGGCGGACCTGCGCCGGCGCATCCTGGCGACACGCTGGCCCGACCGGGAGACGGTCGACGATGCATCGCAGGGCGTCCGGCTTGCGACCATGCAGAAGCTTGCCAAGTACTGGGCGACCAGCTTCGACTGGCGCAAGGTCGAGGCCAGGCTGAACGCACTGCCGCAGTTCGTCACCACGATCGATGGGGTGAACATTCACTTCATCCATGTCCGATCGAAACATGCGCATGCTCTGCCGATCCTCATTACGCACGGGTGGCCTGGCTCGATCATCGAGCAGATGAAGATCATCGGGCCGCTGACCGACCCAACGGCCTTCGGGGGCAGTGCGGACGATGCGTTTGACGTCGTCATCCCTTCGTTGCCCGGTCATGGATTTTCCGGGACGCCTACGGTGACGGGATGGGATCCAGTGCGCATCGCACGCGCCTGGATCGTGCTGATGAAGCGCGTCGGTTATACGCGATTCGTTGCACAGGGCGGCGATTGGGGAAATGCCGTGACGGAACAGATGGCACTGCAGGCACCTCCGGAGCTGATCGGCATCCACACCAATATGCCGGCGACTGTTCCTGCGGAGATCGCACATGCGCTGCAGTTCAGCGAACCGGCTCCGGCAGGCCTCTCCGCGGACGAGGAGGGTGCGTGGGATCAGCTCGACACCTTCTATAAACATGGCCTGGGCTATGCGCAGGAGATGGCCAACCGTCCACAGACGCTTTATGGACTTGTCGATTCCCCCATCGGCCTGGCCTCGTGGATGCTCGACCATGATGCACGCAGCCAAGCGCTTATCGCGCGTGTCTTCGACGGTGTGTCCGAGGGACTTACGCGAGAGGACATCCTGGAGAACATTACGCTCTACTGGCTGACCAACACGGCAGTCTCCTCCGCCCGTCTCTACTGGGAGAGCAAGCTTCCCTTCTTTGCGCCGAAGGGTGTGCAGGTTCCGACTGCGGTCAGCGTCTTTCCCGACGAGATCTACGCGGCGCCCAAGAGCTGGACGGAGAAGGCCTATCCCAAATTGATCTATTACAACCGGCTCCCGAAGGGCGGACACTTCGCCGCGTGGGAGCAGCCTGCACTCTTCAGTACCGAACTCCGCGAGGCGTTTCGATCGCTGCGGTCGTAA
- a CDS encoding peptidylprolyl isomerase: MLPFRALVAACVFAFTLHADCQSSEPTAVIDTTAGRMTCTLLTHERPLTTARFIGLAQGTTAWVQPDGSAGGGKPFYDGTRIFPQAAGVAAGVRATPSEQPAGETFPAEATPALLFDQPGLLAMTIAKGSAGPSRFLITDHANREVDGHAVVFGRCDEATVRLVATIRHILQSTDNHPTTPFAVNHIAIVPAGTPLPPPAPQVAANTILPAQPITALAAPSGPEPTGPTAILETSIGRISCRLFTRESPIATSTFLGLVDGTKDWTDPTTHVVQHHHRFYDGMAIDRVLPDFYIQFGDITGDISGKVDIGFRFRNETAPGLTFDRPGRLAFGNGGPDTNNSELFFALNPMHVLDGGYPIIGQCDAASVAVLERMAHLPRNASNLPLTPVVIRHVVVQP; encoded by the coding sequence ATGCTGCCTTTCCGCGCTCTCGTCGCCGCCTGCGTCTTCGCGTTCACGCTTCATGCCGACTGCCAGTCGAGCGAGCCCACTGCCGTGATCGACACGACGGCCGGCAGGATGACCTGCACGCTGCTGACGCATGAGCGCCCCCTCACGACCGCTCGTTTCATCGGGCTGGCGCAGGGAACCACGGCATGGGTTCAGCCGGATGGTTCAGCCGGAGGCGGCAAGCCGTTCTACGACGGCACGCGTATCTTCCCCCAGGCTGCGGGAGTCGCTGCCGGGGTGCGTGCCACACCCTCCGAGCAGCCCGCCGGCGAGACATTCCCCGCGGAAGCAACTCCGGCATTGCTCTTCGACCAGCCTGGGCTCCTCGCCATGACGATCGCCAAAGGCAGCGCAGGACCATCCCGCTTCCTCATCACGGATCATGCGAATCGAGAGGTGGACGGCCACGCGGTGGTCTTCGGCCGATGCGACGAAGCCACGGTCAGGCTGGTAGCCACCATACGGCACATCCTGCAGAGCACCGACAACCACCCCACCACGCCGTTTGCCGTCAACCACATTGCGATTGTTCCCGCAGGGACGCCGCTCCCCCCGCCCGCACCGCAAGTAGCCGCCAACACGATCCTGCCGGCGCAACCGATCACGGCGCTGGCCGCTCCTTCAGGACCGGAACCCACAGGGCCGACGGCCATTCTCGAGACCAGCATCGGGCGCATCTCCTGTCGCTTATTCACACGAGAGAGTCCGATTGCCACCAGTACGTTTCTGGGGCTGGTGGATGGAACGAAGGACTGGACCGACCCAACGACGCACGTCGTCCAGCATCATCACCGCTTCTACGATGGCATGGCGATCGACCGTGTGCTCCCGGACTTCTACATCCAGTTCGGCGACATCACCGGCGACATCAGCGGGAAGGTCGATATCGGCTTCCGCTTCAGGAACGAGACCGCGCCTGGCCTCACCTTCGATCGTCCCGGGCGGCTCGCGTTTGGCAACGGTGGCCCCGACACGAACAACAGCGAACTCTTCTTTGCGCTGAATCCGATGCATGTGCTCGATGGCGGCTACCCCATCATTGGGCAGTGCGACGCGGCATCGGTGGCGGTCCTGGAGCGGATGGCGCATCTGCCGCGCAACGCCTCGAACCTTCCGCTGACGCCGGTCGTCATACGCCACGTCGTCGTCCAGCCCTGA
- a CDS encoding ABC transporter substrate-binding protein — protein sequence MRLRVALLLPVLALAGCRARNEAPGSVVMAIESSPNNLDLRQGTDAQSERVGSLVFDALVVKDDHFVLQPWLATSWERPDAVTWVFHLRDGVRFHDGRPLEADDVAWTIRSLIDGTIVSSKSGNFAAVKSVETPDRLTVVVHTKYPFSGLLFNMSDGLFGVVPRGAGKDLGLHPIGSGPFRFVSAVQDKEVVLERSPLCWRAPAVPPPGKHLVDHVRFAVVPDTITTALEMKKGSADVVSNVVTLDMVHALEQAPNLSVATDESSIAIYMTLNVQDPVLRDKRVRQAMAFAMDKPAIIQALWRGQAKAASTLLPEGHWAAASAAELPQYPHNVARAQALLEAAGFHADKNGVRLRVTLKTSTDETTRLLAAVLQQQMRAAGIELTTRSAEFGTFYADITKGAFQMYILRWIGSNEDPDIFRYAYGTASFPPKGGNRGRYSNAKVDGLIAKAAAETDEGQRRADYVELQRIVAEELPVIPLWYPNNELVYGNRMGGMVVRGSGTFDFLRDAWTR from the coding sequence ATGAGGCTGCGTGTCGCATTGTTGCTGCCGGTGCTGGCGCTGGCGGGATGCCGTGCGCGCAACGAGGCGCCGGGTTCGGTGGTGATGGCGATCGAGTCGAGCCCGAACAACCTGGACCTGCGGCAGGGCACGGATGCCCAGTCGGAGCGGGTGGGATCGCTGGTGTTCGACGCGCTGGTGGTGAAGGACGATCACTTCGTGTTGCAGCCATGGCTGGCTACCAGCTGGGAGAGGCCGGACGCGGTGACCTGGGTGTTCCACCTGCGCGATGGGGTGCGGTTTCACGATGGGCGTCCGCTGGAGGCGGACGATGTTGCGTGGACGATTCGTTCGCTGATCGACGGCACGATCGTTTCGAGCAAGAGCGGCAACTTTGCGGCGGTGAAGAGCGTGGAGACGCCGGACCGGCTGACGGTTGTGGTGCATACGAAGTATCCGTTCTCGGGGCTTCTGTTCAATATGAGCGATGGGCTGTTTGGCGTGGTGCCGCGTGGCGCGGGCAAGGACCTGGGACTGCATCCGATCGGTTCCGGGCCGTTTCGCTTTGTGAGTGCGGTGCAGGACAAAGAGGTCGTGCTGGAGCGCAGTCCGCTGTGCTGGCGTGCCCCGGCTGTGCCTCCCCCGGGGAAGCATCTAGTCGATCATGTGCGGTTCGCGGTGGTGCCGGACACGATTACGACGGCGCTGGAGATGAAGAAGGGCTCCGCCGATGTGGTGAGCAACGTGGTGACGCTGGACATGGTGCATGCGCTGGAGCAGGCTCCGAATCTTTCGGTCGCGACGGATGAGAGTTCCATCGCGATCTACATGACGCTGAATGTGCAGGATCCGGTGTTGCGGGACAAGCGCGTGCGGCAAGCGATGGCGTTCGCGATGGACAAGCCGGCGATCATCCAGGCGCTGTGGCGCGGGCAGGCGAAGGCCGCGTCTACCCTGCTGCCGGAGGGACACTGGGCGGCGGCGAGCGCCGCTGAGCTGCCGCAGTATCCGCATAACGTGGCACGGGCGCAGGCGTTGCTGGAGGCTGCGGGGTTCCATGCGGACAAGAACGGTGTGCGGCTGCGGGTGACGTTGAAGACCTCGACCGATGAGACGACGCGTCTGCTGGCGGCGGTGCTGCAACAGCAGATGAGGGCTGCGGGGATTGAGCTGACGACTCGTTCGGCGGAGTTTGGGACGTTCTACGCGGACATCACCAAGGGCGCGTTCCAGATGTATATTCTGCGCTGGATCGGGAGCAATGAGGATCCGGATATCTTTCGGTATGCGTATGGGACGGCGAGCTTTCCGCCCAAGGGCGGGAACCGTGGACGCTACTCGAATGCGAAGGTGGATGGCCTGATTGCGAAGGCCGCGGCGGAGACGGACGAAGGCCAGCGGCGGGCCGACTATGTAGAGCTACAGAGGATTGTGGCCGAGGAGCTGCCGGTGATTCCGCTGTGGTATCCAAACAATGAACTGGTGTACGGGAACAGGATGGGCGGGATGGTCGTGCGGGGATCGGGCACGTTCGATTTCCTGCGGGACGCCTGGACACGCTGA
- a CDS encoding anhydro-N-acetylmuramic acid kinase has translation MIVAGVMSGTSADGIDVAICRIGAGGRVKLVGWTESRYPTAVRKAVLAAMNAEAMPVAEMSRLHWRLGALYADAVEAAAKSAGVRVELVGCHGQTIYHQAVASKYLGAPVRTTWQIGEASVIAERLRVPVVSDFRPADLAAGGQGAPLVPMLDVHLFGHTTRSRVLQNLGGIGNLTAIPAGGGAQDVMAFDTGPANMVIDGCMEQLYGKRFDRNGATGRKGRVLTDVVAAVLQEPYFAALPPKSCGREEFGTDFVTHFIARCRSAGGTDADVIATATALTVESIVDAYRRFVWAHLGQKAPLARVDFCVAGGGARNGFLMEMLRDGFAPLGVKVQAIDALGLPPQAKEGVAFALMAWLTWHRQTGNVKAATGAMRDVVLGKVTYG, from the coding sequence ATGATCGTCGCGGGTGTGATGAGTGGGACTTCGGCGGATGGGATCGATGTGGCGATCTGCCGCATCGGTGCGGGTGGGCGGGTGAAGCTGGTGGGATGGACGGAGTCGCGGTATCCGACCGCGGTACGCAAGGCGGTGCTGGCGGCGATGAATGCCGAGGCGATGCCGGTGGCGGAGATGAGCCGTTTGCACTGGCGGCTGGGGGCTCTGTACGCGGATGCGGTGGAGGCTGCGGCCAAGTCGGCTGGGGTGAGGGTGGAGCTCGTTGGGTGTCATGGGCAGACGATCTATCACCAGGCTGTGGCGAGCAAGTACCTTGGGGCGCCGGTGAGGACGACGTGGCAGATCGGCGAGGCGAGCGTGATTGCCGAGAGGCTGCGAGTGCCGGTGGTGAGCGACTTCAGGCCGGCGGATCTTGCAGCGGGTGGGCAGGGTGCTCCGCTGGTGCCGATGCTGGATGTGCATCTGTTTGGGCATACGACGCGGAGCCGGGTGTTGCAGAATTTGGGCGGGATCGGGAATCTTACGGCGATTCCGGCGGGCGGTGGGGCGCAGGATGTGATGGCCTTCGATACTGGGCCGGCGAACATGGTGATCGATGGGTGCATGGAGCAGCTTTATGGGAAGCGCTTCGACCGGAACGGCGCTACCGGGCGCAAGGGCCGGGTGCTGACGGATGTCGTTGCGGCGGTGCTGCAGGAACCCTACTTCGCGGCGTTGCCGCCGAAGTCGTGCGGGCGGGAGGAGTTTGGCACGGATTTCGTTACGCATTTTATTGCGCGGTGCAGGAGCGCGGGTGGGACGGATGCGGATGTGATCGCCACGGCCACAGCTTTGACCGTGGAGTCGATCGTGGATGCGTATCGCAGGTTTGTCTGGGCGCACCTGGGGCAAAAGGCTCCGCTGGCTCGTGTGGATTTTTGTGTTGCCGGTGGTGGGGCTCGGAATGGTTTTCTGATGGAGATGCTGCGGGATGGGTTTGCTCCGCTGGGCGTGAAGGTCCAGGCGATCGATGCGCTTGGACTGCCGCCCCAGGCGAAGGAGGGTGTTGCGTTCGCGCTGATGGCGTGGCTGACGTGGCACAGGCAGACGGGCAACGTGAAGGCAGCGACCGGGGCGATGCGCGATGTTGTGCTGGGCAAGGTGACGTATGGATGA